The segment ACTTGATGTAGCAGGTACCGGACGCCACCAGGAACGGAAGCAAGGTGGCGAAGCTGATGATGGCGATCAGCGCGAAATCGTTATGCATGGAGTGCTCCAACCGTCAGTTCGGTAATTTCGACGCCCAGACGCCCCTGGATTTCCACCAGTTCGCCGACTCCGATCCGGCAACCGTTGGCCATCAGCTTCACCTGCCGCTCGGCGTCTTCCGGCAAGGTCAGGGCATCGCCCTGGCGCAGGTTCTGCAGCTCGGCCAGCGAACGGGTCTCCGAGTACAGCACGAATTCGAGCTTCACCGGAATCATGCCCACGGGGCTGTCCGGAGTCACCGCGACGGGCTCGCGCGCGGCGGCCGGATCCAGGTGGTCTTCCATTACGACTTCCTTTTCATTGAATGCATAGGTGAACAGCGGCTCGCCATTGGCCAGCATGGTTCTGCCAGGCGAACGGATCATCACGATATCGCCGGGGACGAGGCGCTTGATCGCACCGACCGGCATCTCGCCCGTTCCCACCAGAAAATCCAGCGTTACCGGCAAGTTGGCGGGTAAGGCGCCCGGCGCGGCGGGCAGGCACGACTCGGCCACCGACGTGATCAGCACACGGCCGACCGAGATGCCCACGGCATTACCACCGGAGAACACGGACAGCACGCGGAACGGCTGCGTCGGCAATCCCGCAACCTCGAGGCTGGCGGAACGGGGCAATCGCCGGGCCAGGTTTTCCAGGGTGCCATCGGACAGACCGCGCAGCGATACGCCGGCCAGAACGGGCAAGGCCTCGGCCAGCCAGTCGCCCGCCGGGACGCATCCTTCCCAGGCCGCGCCCTCTTCGCCGCACGAAAACGACAGATAACGCTCGCCGGGATGACAGCGCGACATGACGGCCTCAACGCCCAGCGCCGTCAGGCGCCGGCATGCGGCGTCAAGCGACAGCGATGCTGTGTCATGGCGGC is part of the Paludibacterium paludis genome and harbors:
- a CDS encoding FliM/FliN family flagellar motor switch protein, encoding MSRPVFRRHDTASLSLDAACRRLTALGVEAVMSRCHPGERYLSFSCGEEGAAWEGCVPAGDWLAEALPVLAGVSLRGLSDGTLENLARRLPRSASLEVAGLPTQPFRVLSVFSGGNAVGISVGRVLITSVAESCLPAAPGALPANLPVTLDFLVGTGEMPVGAIKRLVPGDIVMIRSPGRTMLANGEPLFTYAFNEKEVVMEDHLDPAAAREPVAVTPDSPVGMIPVKLEFVLYSETRSLAELQNLRQGDALTLPEDAERQVKLMANGCRIGVGELVEIQGRLGVEITELTVGALHA